The Leucobacter chromiiresistens nucleotide sequence CTGCACGGCACGTTCACGCTGCTCGCGATGCACCGGGACGCTCCGGACACGGTGCTCGCGGCGCGCCACCATTCGCCGCTCGTGATCGGTCTCGGGGACGGCGAGAACTTCCTCGGATCCGACGTCGCGGCGTTCGTCTCCTTCACGAAGCGCGCCGTCGCCGTCGAGGAGGACAGCATCGCGATCATCACGCCTGCAGAGGTGCGCGTGACCGACTTCGCCGGCAGCACGATCGAGTTCGAGGAGTTCGAAGTCGAGTGGGATGCCGACGCCTCCGACAAGGGCGGCTGGTCGTCGTTCATGGCGAAGGAGATCAACGAGCAGGCGGACGCCGTCGGCAACACGCTGCGCGGGCGCGTCTCGGGGGCCGGCGTCGAGATTCCCGAGCTCACGGCGCTCGGCGACGATCGCCTCCGGGGCATCGACCGCATCATCATCATCGCCTGCGGCACGGCGTCGTACGCCGGGCAGGTGGGGTCGTACGCGCTGGAGCAGTGGGCGCGCGTGCCCGTCGAGGTGCAGCTGAGCCACGAGTTCCGCTACCGCGATCCCGTGCTCTCCGACCGCACGCTGGTGATCTCGGTCAGCCAGTCGGGCGAGACCATGGACACGCTGATGGCCGTCAAGTACGCCATCGAGCGCGGCGTCACGACGATCTCGGTGTGCAACACGCAGAGCGCGACCATTCCGCGCGAGTCGGACGCGGCGGTGTACACGCACGCCGGTCCCGAGGTGGCGGTCGCGTCGACGAAGGCGTTCGTCGCGCAGATCACGGCGATCTACCTCATCGGTCTGCACCTCGCGCGAGTGCGCGGCACGCTCTCCGCCGAGGATCAGGCGCAGGCGGTCGAGCAGTTCGAGGCCCTCCCGGCGAAGGTCGCCGAGGCGATCGAGACGCGCGATCAGATCGCTCAGCTCGCGCACTGGATGGCCGACACCCGTTCGGTGCTGTTCCTGGGCCGACACGTGGGCTACCCCATCGCTCTCGAGGGCGCGCTGAAGCTGAAGGAGATCGCCTACATCCACGCCGAGGGCTTCGCCGCGGGTGAGCTCAAGCACGGCCCGATCGCGCTGATCGATCACGGTCAGCCGGTGTTCGTGCTGGTGCCGAGCCCGCGCACCTCGCCGATCATGCACTCGAAGGTGGTCTCCAACATCCAGGAGATCCGCGCCCGCGGCGCCCGCGTCATCGCGGTCGTGGAGAAGGGCGACACGGCGGTGCTCCCGTACGCCGACGACGTGGTGCGCCTGCCCCTCGCCGACACGCTCTTCGAGCCGCTGCTGCAGGTCATTCCGCTGCAGTGGTTCGCGCTCGAGCTGTCGACGGCGAAGGGACTCGACGTCGATCAGCCGCGCAACCTCGCGAAGTCGGTCACGGTCGAATAGCCCGGTCGAACAGTCCGGTCGAAGAGCCCGGTCGAGGAGCCCGCTCGAGCGCGCGGGTCGGGTGATCGGGGCAGGGTGCCAGGTGGAGCCGGGGCGGTGTCGTCTCGGGTCGGGAGGAGTGCGATGATTCTCGGAATCGGCGTCGACACGGTCGATGTCGCTCGGTTCGAGCGCACGCTCGACCGCACGCCCCGTCTGCGCGAGCGCCTGTTCGCACCGGCCGAGAGCGAGCGGCCGATGCGCTCGCTCGCCGGCCGCTTCGCCGCGAAGGAGGCGCTCATCAAAGCGCTCGGCGGCTCGGACGGGCTGGGCTGGCACGACATGGAGATCCGTCGCGAGTCGGATCGGCGGCCGTCGTTCGCGCGCACGGAGCGGCTGCTCACGGTGCTCGGGAGCGCGGGCGCCGCGATGCCCCATCTCTCCGTGACGCACGACGGCGGGGTCGCGACCGCGTTCGTCGTCGTGGAGGTCGCGCCGTGAGTGCGGAGCCGAGCGTCGAGGAGCTGCACTGGGCGCCGGATCCCGAGACCATGGGCGAGCTCGGCGTGCGCCTGGGGCGGGTGCTGCGCGCGGGCGACCTCGTGATCCTCACCGGGCCGCTCGGGGCCGGGAAGACGACGCTGACCCGCGGCATCGGCGAGGGGCTGGGCGTGCGCGGGCCGGTGCAGAGCCCGACGTTCGTGCTCGCGAGAACGCATCCGTCGCTCGTCGGCGGCGCCCCGCTGGTGCACGTCGACGCGTATCGCCTCGGCGGCCCGGACGAGCTGGACGACCTGGACCTCGACTTCGATGGGTCGGTGGTGGTCACCGAGTGGGGTGCGGGGATCGTCGACACGCGCGCCGACTGGTTGGAGATCGTGATCGAACGGCCCGTCGGCGCCGCGGAGAACGCTGAAGACGCGGATGACTGGTCGGACGCGCTCGTCGAGCCGCGGCGCATCACCATTGCGGGACACGGGCCGCGCTGGGCGGAAGGGGTACTGGAGTGAGCACGACTGCCGAGCTGTTCTCGACCGCGTGCGACACCGGAGACCACGTGCTGCTCGCCATCGATACGGCGATCGGCACGACGGTGGCGCTCGGGGCCGCGGGTCGCGTGCACGTCGCGGTCAGCGACGATCCGCGCGGGCACGCCGAGGCCATCGGCAGCCTGCTCGACGAGGTCTTCCGCGCGGCCGATGCGGCGCCGTCCCGGGTGAGCGGCGTCGTCGCGGGGATCGGCCCGGGCCCGTTCACCGGGCTCCGCGTCGGGATCGCGGCCGCGCATGCGTTCGCGCTGGGGCGGGGGGTGCCGCTGCTGCCGGTGCCGGGGCACGCGGCGGTGGCGCTCGACGCCTGCGAGGGCGGCGCGACCGGGCCGCTGCGCGTCGTGCAGGATGCCCGTCGCCGCGAGCTGTTCGTCACGGAGTTCGCCGGGCTCGACGACGCGGGCCTGCCCGTGGTCTCGGCGGGGCCGCTGCTGGTCGCGCGATCCGAGTACGTCGAGCAGGGCGGCGATCTCTGGCCCGAGCGGATTCCGGGGGCCGCGCTGGTGCGTCTCGCTGTTCGCTCGCTCGAGGCGGGCCGGCCGTTCGCGGACGACCGGGCGCTGTACCTCCGCGCCCCCGACGTCGCCCAGCCGGGCGCGCCCAAGCGGGTGTCGACGTGAGCGGTGCCGCTGCGATTCCGGTGCTGCGCTCGGCGGTCGCGGAGGACCTCGACGCGGTGTGGGCGCTCGAGAGCTCGGTGTTCGCGCGAGACGCGTGGAGCCGATCGATGCTGCAGGAGGAGCTCGCGGGTGAGCACCGCGACTACCGCGTCCTCGTCGACGACGCCGGGGTCGTGGTCGGGTACGCGGGGCTCCTCGCGGTCGGCCCCGAAGCCGACATTCAGACGATCGCGGTGCACCCGTCGTTGCGGGGGCGGGGCCAGGGCCGACGGCTCATGCGCGCGCTGCTCGCTCGTGCCGACGAACGGGGAGTGCGGGAGGTGTTCCTCGAGGTGCGCGCCGACAACCCGGTGGCGCACGGTCTGTACGCATCGCTGGGGTTCGAGGACATCGGGGTGCGGCCGCGCTACTACCAGCCCGACGGCGTCGATGCGGTGGTGATGCGGCGGGCGCTGCCCGCGCAGCCGGTGCGGGCGACGGCAGAGGAGGATCAGCAATGACCACGACCGAACCGCTCGTGCTCGGCATCGAGACGAGCTGCGATGAGACGGGCGTCGGCATCGTGCGGGGGCGCACCCTGCTCGCCAACGCCATCGCGTCGTCGATGGACGAGCACGCGCGCTACGGCGGCGTCGTGCCCGAGGTCGCCGCGCGAGCGCACCTCGAGGCGATGACGCCGACGATCGAGCGGGCGCTCGCCGACGCCGGC carries:
- the glmS gene encoding glutamine--fructose-6-phosphate transaminase (isomerizing), whose translation is MCGIVGYVGPNDTVEVLLNGLRRLEYRGYDSAGVAVVDTTGALSVRKRSGKLARLEDLLEASPLDASGTGIGHTRWATHGGPTDVNAHPHLGDEGKLAVIHNGIVENFAELRTEVEAAGVELLSETDTEVVAALLGLEVARQGDLESAFRSVVARLHGTFTLLAMHRDAPDTVLAARHHSPLVIGLGDGENFLGSDVAAFVSFTKRAVAVEEDSIAIITPAEVRVTDFAGSTIEFEEFEVEWDADASDKGGWSSFMAKEINEQADAVGNTLRGRVSGAGVEIPELTALGDDRLRGIDRIIIIACGTASYAGQVGSYALEQWARVPVEVQLSHEFRYRDPVLSDRTLVISVSQSGETMDTLMAVKYAIERGVTTISVCNTQSATIPRESDAAVYTHAGPEVAVASTKAFVAQITAIYLIGLHLARVRGTLSAEDQAQAVEQFEALPAKVAEAIETRDQIAQLAHWMADTRSVLFLGRHVGYPIALEGALKLKEIAYIHAEGFAAGELKHGPIALIDHGQPVFVLVPSPRTSPIMHSKVVSNIQEIRARGARVIAVVEKGDTAVLPYADDVVRLPLADTLFEPLLQVIPLQWFALELSTAKGLDVDQPRNLAKSVTVE
- a CDS encoding holo-ACP synthase, which translates into the protein MILGIGVDTVDVARFERTLDRTPRLRERLFAPAESERPMRSLAGRFAAKEALIKALGGSDGLGWHDMEIRRESDRRPSFARTERLLTVLGSAGAAMPHLSVTHDGGVATAFVVVEVAP
- the tsaE gene encoding tRNA (adenosine(37)-N6)-threonylcarbamoyltransferase complex ATPase subunit type 1 TsaE, whose amino-acid sequence is MSAEPSVEELHWAPDPETMGELGVRLGRVLRAGDLVILTGPLGAGKTTLTRGIGEGLGVRGPVQSPTFVLARTHPSLVGGAPLVHVDAYRLGGPDELDDLDLDFDGSVVVTEWGAGIVDTRADWLEIVIERPVGAAENAEDADDWSDALVEPRRITIAGHGPRWAEGVLE
- the tsaB gene encoding tRNA (adenosine(37)-N6)-threonylcarbamoyltransferase complex dimerization subunit type 1 TsaB, whose amino-acid sequence is MSTTAELFSTACDTGDHVLLAIDTAIGTTVALGAAGRVHVAVSDDPRGHAEAIGSLLDEVFRAADAAPSRVSGVVAGIGPGPFTGLRVGIAAAHAFALGRGVPLLPVPGHAAVALDACEGGATGPLRVVQDARRRELFVTEFAGLDDAGLPVVSAGPLLVARSEYVEQGGDLWPERIPGAALVRLAVRSLEAGRPFADDRALYLRAPDVAQPGAPKRVST
- the rimI gene encoding ribosomal protein S18-alanine N-acetyltransferase, producing the protein MSGAAAIPVLRSAVAEDLDAVWALESSVFARDAWSRSMLQEELAGEHRDYRVLVDDAGVVVGYAGLLAVGPEADIQTIAVHPSLRGRGQGRRLMRALLARADERGVREVFLEVRADNPVAHGLYASLGFEDIGVRPRYYQPDGVDAVVMRRALPAQPVRATAEEDQQ